The Chitinophagales bacterium genome includes a window with the following:
- a CDS encoding sugar transferase: MHWNKKAAILFYFLSDFLAASLAWALLYCYRKIYVQGFSPETQLELIFDQRFYLGIAFMPVFWILLYFVTGTYTDIYRKSRLGELYKTFLAALFGSIIIFFTLILNDDVSNDFFNYYRTLGVLFFLHFGFTLTGRMLILDNAKRKINKGKVGYNTLIIGSNEKATALYKDISENRKRLGYRFIGFIDLNGNGKNGLSSYLPKLGTLDNIEQIIQEHEIEEVIIAIETSEHHQINAILNNLASSNVVIKIIPGMYDILSGSVKMGNVVGAVLVEIYPDLMPMWEKIVKRILDIVFSTIALILLSPWMLYIALRVKWSSPGPVFYKQERIGLKGKAFNMIKFRSMHPDAEKDGPALSSDNDPRITNWGRVMRKWRLDELPQFWNVLIGDMSLVGPRPERRFFIDQLIKEAPAYKHLQKVKPGITSWGMVQFGYAENIGEMVERMKYDLLYIENMSLAIDFKIMIYTVLIIFQGKGK; the protein is encoded by the coding sequence ATGCATTGGAATAAAAAAGCAGCCATTTTATTTTATTTTCTGTCCGATTTTCTGGCAGCTTCCTTGGCCTGGGCACTATTGTACTGCTACAGAAAAATCTATGTTCAGGGATTTTCTCCAGAAACACAGCTTGAATTAATTTTTGACCAGCGTTTTTACCTGGGGATTGCCTTTATGCCTGTGTTTTGGATATTGCTTTATTTCGTAACAGGCACCTACACAGATATCTACAGAAAATCAAGGCTCGGTGAATTGTACAAAACATTCCTGGCAGCGCTCTTCGGCTCCATTATCATCTTCTTCACACTTATTTTGAACGATGATGTTTCCAATGATTTTTTTAATTATTACCGCACCTTAGGAGTTCTGTTTTTCCTGCATTTTGGTTTTACCCTTACTGGCAGAATGTTAATTCTGGATAATGCCAAGCGCAAGATTAACAAAGGGAAGGTGGGTTACAATACCCTGATTATTGGCAGCAATGAAAAAGCCACAGCACTCTACAAAGACATTTCTGAAAATCGCAAGCGACTGGGTTATCGTTTTATCGGCTTTATTGATCTGAACGGCAATGGAAAAAACGGGCTGTCATCGTATCTTCCCAAACTTGGAACGCTTGATAATATTGAGCAAATAATTCAGGAGCATGAAATCGAAGAGGTGATCATAGCTATTGAAACTTCGGAGCACCACCAGATCAATGCCATTCTCAACAACCTGGCCAGCAGCAATGTAGTGATCAAGATCATTCCTGGCATGTACGATATTCTCTCCGGATCGGTAAAAATGGGCAATGTTGTTGGTGCTGTCCTTGTAGAAATCTATCCCGACCTGATGCCCATGTGGGAGAAAATCGTAAAGCGCATACTCGATATTGTTTTTTCTACTATTGCGCTAATTCTGCTTTCTCCCTGGATGCTTTATATTGCGCTTCGCGTAAAATGGTCTTCTCCCGGCCCTGTATTTTATAAACAGGAACGCATTGGCTTGAAAGGTAAAGCATTTAATATGATCAAATTTCGATCTATGCATCCGGATGCCGAAAAAGATGGCCCTGCGCTTTCTTCAGACAATGATCCGCGTATTACCAATTGGGGGCGGGTTATGCGCAAATGGAGATTGGATGAATTGCCGCAGTTTTGGAATGTTTTGATTGGCGATATGTCGCTTGTAGGGCCACGTCCCGAGCGCAGGTTTTTTATAGATCAATTGATAAAAGAAGCTCCGGCTTATAAGCATTTGCAAAAAGTAAAACCGGGAATCACTTCCTGGGGAATGGTTCAGTTTGGATATGCTGAAAACATCGGTGAGATGGTTGAGCGTATGAAATACGATCTGCTCTACATTGAAAATATGTCCCTGGCTATTGATTTCAAAATAATGATCTACACCGTATTGATCATTTTCCAGGGGAAGGGAAAGTGA
- a CDS encoding Crp/Fnr family transcriptional regulator, producing METANSTSKIEAFLERTIFEDSLKSEIIRSGRLKKSKAGDVVILPNQDSSEMPIVLSGVLRVMRHDENGNEVFLYYLEGGETCAMSITCCIEGRKSAFHVIAEEDSELWMIPIANLDSWITKYRSFRQFVFHSYQERFDEMLHTIDSVVFMNLDQRLYNYLLDKKQTTGSFEIHKTHQQIANELNTSRVVISRLLKKLEKEEKIEQHRNRIEIL from the coding sequence ATGGAAACAGCAAATAGCACAAGCAAAATTGAAGCTTTTTTAGAGAGAACTATTTTTGAAGATTCACTTAAATCTGAAATAATCAGAAGTGGACGTTTGAAGAAAAGTAAAGCCGGAGATGTTGTTATCCTTCCCAATCAGGATTCTTCAGAAATGCCCATTGTATTAAGTGGCGTTTTAAGGGTAATGCGCCATGATGAAAATGGGAATGAGGTTTTTCTCTATTATCTGGAAGGTGGTGAAACTTGTGCTATGTCCATTACTTGTTGCATCGAAGGGCGCAAAAGTGCCTTTCATGTAATAGCCGAAGAAGATTCAGAATTGTGGATGATTCCTATCGCCAATCTCGATTCCTGGATTACCAAATACCGTTCTTTCAGGCAATTTGTTTTCCACTCCTATCAGGAGCGCTTTGACGAAATGTTGCACACCATTGACAGCGTGGTTTTCATGAACCTGGATCAAAGACTTTACAATTACCTTCTGGACAAAAAGCAAACCACCGGTTCATTTGAAATCCACAAAACCCACCAGCAAATTGCCAATGAATTGAATACTTCGCGCGTGGTAATCTCCCGCCTGCTCAAAAAACTGGAAAAAGAAGAAAAGATTGAGCAGCACAGGAACAGGATTGAGATTCTTTAA
- a CDS encoding M20/M25/M40 family metallo-hydrolase encodes MNPNHILKYCIAGFLLILPVLVFAQNQAPQIDNLTAVHSESQGTVVVSYDLSDAEGEQAEIIFNVLTGSGNIYQVSSATLSGDVGYPISPGSSKQITWDYPDSLASEIETYEVKIVADAIQQIVDRVDSQRLKSTIQFIAQVRHPNDGLAHLNAVKDTIERLFFDYGLDTSRQAFTYSSYQAHNIFGFLEGQVAQDTTYIIDAHFDGVQGSPGADDNASAVVGMLEAARILSDYQFARSIRFIGFDQEEAGLIGSQAYVQQGISGNEHIAGVFNFEMIGYYSEQNNSQNFPPGFDILFPDAHSQVQAENSRGNFITNVANTASEPLKEAFDAAAANYVPDLRVISLAVSGTGHVAPDLRRSDHASFWDAGYQALMLTDGSNFRNPNYHTANDTIGSLNYTFMANVVKATIAAVCMEGGIQQSSEKTTSIESGTGIEQNLEQSILVYPNPVSDQINIHLSGSFNNDLNLKLYDNNGALIIEEEHVNPVNGRLSLNLNDLSTGLYYLQVRDGKKSVVKKVVVE; translated from the coding sequence ATGAATCCCAACCATATTCTGAAATACTGCATAGCTGGTTTTCTTCTAATCCTACCAGTTTTAGTTTTTGCACAAAATCAAGCACCGCAAATCGATAATCTAACAGCAGTGCACTCAGAAAGCCAGGGGACTGTTGTCGTTTCCTATGATCTTTCAGATGCAGAAGGAGAACAAGCAGAAATCATCTTCAATGTGTTGACCGGAAGCGGAAACATTTATCAAGTTTCCAGTGCTACATTATCCGGTGATGTGGGCTATCCTATTTCTCCCGGCAGTAGCAAGCAGATTACCTGGGACTATCCAGATTCACTCGCTTCAGAAATTGAAACCTATGAAGTGAAAATAGTTGCTGATGCCATCCAACAAATAGTCGATCGAGTGGATAGTCAGCGCTTGAAAAGCACAATTCAGTTTATTGCTCAAGTCCGTCACCCAAATGATGGATTGGCGCACTTGAATGCAGTGAAAGACACCATTGAAAGACTGTTCTTCGATTATGGCCTTGACACCAGCCGCCAGGCATTTACCTATTCGAGTTATCAGGCACACAATATCTTTGGTTTTCTTGAGGGACAAGTTGCGCAGGACACCACCTACATTATAGATGCCCATTTTGATGGAGTCCAGGGCAGCCCGGGCGCAGATGACAATGCCTCAGCAGTAGTTGGGATGCTTGAAGCAGCCCGTATCCTGTCGGATTACCAGTTTGCTCGCTCTATTCGCTTTATTGGTTTTGATCAGGAAGAAGCCGGACTGATTGGCAGCCAAGCTTATGTACAACAGGGAATTTCAGGCAATGAACATATCGCTGGCGTATTCAATTTTGAGATGATCGGTTATTATTCAGAACAAAATAACAGCCAAAATTTCCCTCCGGGTTTCGACATTTTGTTTCCCGATGCACATAGTCAGGTTCAAGCCGAAAACTCACGTGGCAATTTTATTACCAATGTAGCCAATACTGCTTCTGAACCGTTGAAGGAAGCTTTTGATGCAGCAGCAGCAAATTACGTTCCCGATCTTAGAGTGATCTCACTAGCAGTTTCGGGCACTGGTCATGTTGCTCCTGACTTGAGGCGTAGCGATCATGCCAGTTTCTGGGATGCAGGCTATCAGGCCCTTATGCTTACAGACGGCAGTAATTTCAGAAATCCTAATTACCACACGGCTAATGATACCATTGGTTCTCTCAACTATACGTTCATGGCCAATGTTGTAAAAGCAACTATTGCTGCTGTTTGTATGGAGGGCGGAATCCAGCAGAGTTCTGAAAAAACAACATCAATAGAAAGTGGTACAGGAATAGAGCAAAACTTGGAGCAAAGTATCCTTGTGTATCCTAACCCTGTAAGTGATCAAATCAATATCCATCTAAGCGGTTCTTTCAATAATGATCTGAACCTAAAGCTTTATGACAACAACGGAGCCCTTATCATCGAAGAAGAACATGTAAATCCTGTAAATGGCCGCTTGTCCCTCAACTTGAATGATTTGTCCACAGGCCTTTACTACCTCCAAGTTAGAGATGGCAAAAAAAGTGTGGTGAAAAAAGTAGTGGTAGAATGA
- a CDS encoding mechanosensitive ion channel domain-containing protein, giving the protein MTLTETKLLQTAIAIILFIIIRIVVVKIIDRTVIKNLLQKTRGKIIKKVIQIIITSITLLFILTVWGVDQSELFLFMASVLTIIGIALFAQWSHLSNITSGVIIFFNHPLKLDDTVSIIDKDYEVEGRISDIGLFFVKLKTKQGEEVLMPNNIFLQKMIKRKIN; this is encoded by the coding sequence ATGACTTTAACAGAAACCAAACTACTTCAAACTGCAATTGCTATTATTCTATTTATTATAATTAGAATAGTAGTCGTGAAAATAATTGATAGAACTGTAATCAAGAACTTGCTACAAAAGACGCGTGGTAAAATCATAAAAAAAGTTATTCAAATAATAATAACATCAATCACTTTGCTATTTATATTGACGGTTTGGGGCGTGGATCAATCTGAATTATTTCTTTTCATGGCTTCCGTTCTAACAATTATAGGGATAGCATTATTTGCGCAATGGTCTCATTTATCAAATATTACATCAGGCGTAATAATCTTTTTTAATCATCCACTCAAATTAGATGATACTGTTTCCATCATTGATAAGGACTATGAAGTAGAAGGCAGAATAAGTGATATCGGCCTGTTCTTTGTTAAGTTAAAAACAAAACAAGGTGAAGAGGTGTTAATGCCAAATAATATATTTTTGCAAAAAATGATAAAAAGGAAAATTAATTAA